In Dyadobacter sp. CECT 9275, the following proteins share a genomic window:
- a CDS encoding 3-ketoacyl-ACP reductase — translation MKKTALITGGSRGIGFGIAKALAREGYDLAINGVRPEENAQDALNELRASGATVAYCQGNIAQAEDREQIIETAYAALGHINVLVNNAGIAPKQRLDILETSPENYREVMQTNLEGPFFFTQSIAKKMAQAKQVHEAFEATIIFVTSISATVASINRGEYCISKAGLAMTNMLFAVRMAEYGIPVFEIRPGIIATDMTSKVQEKYDNLFQGGIALQPRWGTPEDVGKAVASLTRGDFPYSTGQVIGVDGGMLIDRL, via the coding sequence ATGAAAAAAACAGCATTGATCACCGGCGGAAGCCGTGGTATTGGCTTTGGAATTGCCAAAGCGCTGGCCCGGGAAGGTTACGATCTTGCCATTAACGGCGTGCGCCCCGAAGAAAATGCACAGGATGCGCTTAACGAACTGCGTGCATCAGGTGCCACGGTGGCATACTGCCAGGGTAATATCGCACAGGCAGAAGATCGCGAACAAATTATTGAAACTGCATACGCCGCTCTGGGCCATATTAACGTGCTGGTCAATAATGCAGGAATTGCGCCGAAACAGCGACTGGATATCCTGGAAACTTCGCCCGAGAATTATAGGGAGGTGATGCAGACTAACCTGGAAGGGCCATTTTTCTTTACCCAAAGCATTGCAAAAAAAATGGCTCAGGCCAAACAGGTTCACGAGGCATTTGAAGCTACGATCATCTTCGTGACGTCCATTTCGGCAACGGTTGCCTCCATCAACCGCGGAGAATATTGTATTTCCAAAGCCGGACTGGCCATGACCAACATGCTTTTTGCTGTCCGGATGGCGGAATACGGCATCCCGGTTTTTGAGATACGGCCAGGCATTATTGCTACGGACATGACCTCCAAAGTACAGGAGAAATACGATAATTTATTCCAGGGCGGAATAGCACTGCAGCCTCGCTGGGGAACGCCGGAGGATGTAGGAAAAGCAGTAGCCTCGCTCACACGCGGAGATTTCCCTTACTCAACCGGCCAGGTGATCGGAGTCGACGGAGGGATGCTGATCGACAGATTGTAA
- a CDS encoding Gfo/Idh/MocA family protein, with protein MTTHTIGIIMNGVTGRMGTNQHLMRSIKAIIEQGGVKISAEEVIMPDPILVGRNVAKLEALCKQSGVQKYTTDLDSVLADPHYQIYFDAQVTGRRAAAVRKAILAGKHIYCEKPTGTTTEEALELYDLATKAGLKNGVVQDKLWLPGLLKLKRLMENGFFGEILSVRGEFGYWVFEGHSIPAQRPSWNYRKEDDGGIIVDMLCHWRYVLDNLFGNVKAVSCLGATHIPERIDENGKPYKCTADDACYATFELEGNVIAQFNSSWTVRVRRDDLLTLQVDGTKGSAVAGLRECYIQHYGNTPKPVWNPDIPQPIPFFEGWSKVPEQEAFDNAFKAQWELFLKHIVKDTPFPWDLKAGARGVQLAEKGIESWEKRQWVNIEAL; from the coding sequence ATGACAACACATACCATCGGTATTATCATGAACGGCGTTACGGGCCGTATGGGTACAAACCAGCATTTGATGCGTTCTATCAAAGCAATTATTGAACAAGGGGGTGTAAAGATATCGGCTGAAGAAGTGATCATGCCCGACCCTATCCTGGTGGGAAGAAACGTGGCCAAACTGGAAGCTCTTTGCAAGCAGTCGGGTGTTCAGAAGTACACCACTGACCTGGACTCGGTGCTGGCCGACCCGCATTACCAGATCTATTTTGACGCACAGGTAACCGGACGGCGCGCAGCAGCAGTAAGAAAAGCAATACTGGCAGGTAAGCATATTTACTGTGAAAAACCAACCGGTACTACCACAGAAGAAGCATTGGAACTGTATGACCTGGCTACAAAAGCAGGGCTGAAAAATGGTGTGGTGCAAGATAAACTGTGGCTCCCTGGTTTACTGAAACTCAAACGCCTTATGGAAAACGGCTTTTTCGGAGAGATACTTTCCGTACGCGGTGAATTTGGGTACTGGGTATTTGAAGGTCACAGTATTCCGGCACAACGCCCTTCATGGAATTATCGTAAGGAGGATGACGGCGGCATCATTGTGGATATGCTTTGCCACTGGAGATATGTACTGGACAACCTTTTCGGAAATGTGAAAGCGGTTTCCTGCCTCGGAGCAACGCATATTCCGGAGCGTATTGATGAAAACGGAAAGCCTTACAAGTGTACCGCTGATGACGCATGTTATGCAACTTTCGAGCTGGAAGGAAACGTAATCGCACAATTCAACTCCTCCTGGACAGTACGCGTAAGGCGTGACGACCTGCTGACCTTACAGGTAGACGGAACCAAAGGCTCTGCTGTAGCTGGCCTTCGTGAGTGTTACATTCAGCACTATGGCAATACGCCTAAGCCCGTGTGGAACCCGGATATTCCACAACCCATCCCTTTCTTCGAAGGCTGGTCAAAAGTACCCGAGCAAGAGGCTTTTGACAATGCATTTAAGGCCCAATGGGAGTTGTTTCTCAAGCATATTGTAAAAGATACGCCGTTCCCCTGGGATCTGAAAGCGGGAGCTCGCGGTGTACAATTGGCTGAAAAAGGTATTGAAAGCTGGGAAAAACGCCAGTGGGTAAATATTGAGGCCCTGTAA
- a CDS encoding sugar phosphate isomerase/epimerase family protein: MDHITLDRCCIHTITTRPWTLPEAVENYAAAGVKGISVWQNAIEGIGPHRAGELIRQAGLDVVSYVRGGFFPHTSSAGRAQAIDHNKKLLEEAAALGAPLIVLVCGASPDQSLETSREQIREGIEAILPLAEKLNVKLAIEPLHPMYAADRSAINTLGQANDMAEIFQSSYVGVAVDVYHLWWDGDLEKEIARCGANGNLLAYHVCDWKVKTVDMLNDRGLMGEGCINLKKIRSWVESAGFDGYCEVEIFSDIHWAKDQHQFLKEVTGAFIEKV, translated from the coding sequence ATGGATCACATAACATTAGACAGGTGCTGCATACATACCATCACCACCCGTCCATGGACTTTACCGGAGGCTGTTGAGAACTATGCAGCCGCTGGCGTGAAAGGAATAAGTGTCTGGCAAAATGCCATTGAGGGGATCGGCCCCCACAGGGCAGGAGAGCTCATACGCCAGGCAGGGCTTGACGTAGTATCTTATGTAAGAGGAGGTTTCTTCCCTCACACCAGCAGTGCCGGACGTGCACAGGCGATTGATCACAATAAAAAATTGCTGGAAGAAGCAGCGGCACTGGGAGCTCCGCTGATCGTACTGGTTTGCGGAGCATCTCCTGACCAGTCACTTGAAACATCCCGGGAACAGATCAGGGAGGGTATTGAAGCAATACTTCCGCTGGCCGAAAAATTAAATGTGAAACTGGCTATTGAGCCACTGCATCCCATGTATGCGGCCGACCGGTCGGCGATCAATACGCTTGGACAGGCCAATGATATGGCTGAAATATTCCAATCATCTTATGTTGGCGTGGCAGTAGATGTGTATCACCTGTGGTGGGACGGTGACCTGGAAAAGGAAATTGCCCGTTGCGGGGCCAATGGAAACCTGCTGGCATATCATGTATGCGACTGGAAAGTGAAAACCGTGGATATGCTCAATGACCGCGGACTGATGGGGGAAGGCTGTATTAATCTGAAAAAAATCCGGAGCTGGGTCGAATCAGCTGGTTTTGACGGTTACTGTGAGGTAGAAATATTCTCTGATATCCATTGGGCAAAAGATCAGCATCAGTTTTTGAAAGAGGTAACCGGCGCTTTCATAGAAAAAGTTTAA
- a CDS encoding glycoside hydrolase family 88 protein gives MKIRTDLTAAGLQSKIDRLWQLSAEKIDLINKEYDNTKGTPVFTVKGKYTLRGWTEWTQGFQYGAEVLQYDATNDASFLASAKKNTVNNMASHVSHFGVHDHGFNNVSTYGNLLRLMNEGRIPENEWERNFYEVALKISGAVQANRWTSVKDGQGFIHSFNGRHSLFVDTIRSVRALMVSHLLGHNYMGENDLKTSLLERGTLHSLATAKYSVYYGEGRDSYDLWGRTAHESVFNTNDGNYRCPNSQQGFSGFTTWTRGLAWAMVGFAEQLETLPHFSDEELAPLGGRTVLEEIYLKAAKATCDFYIENTATDGIPHWDTGAPHMHKLGDYTSRTSDPYNDFEPIDSSAAAIGAQGLLRLGKYLSDKNETVAGNRYWQAGLTAVDSLFEEPYLSTDPSHQGLILHSIYHRPNGWDHIPDGHKIPNGESSMWGDYHAREVALYLHRINKNLPYYSYLGSVKGA, from the coding sequence ATGAAAATCCGTACTGATCTGACTGCTGCTGGTCTCCAATCAAAAATCGACAGGTTATGGCAACTTTCTGCCGAAAAGATTGACCTCATTAACAAGGAATACGATAATACCAAAGGTACCCCTGTTTTCACTGTCAAAGGGAAATATACCCTCAGAGGCTGGACCGAATGGACACAAGGGTTTCAATACGGAGCTGAGGTTTTACAATACGACGCCACCAACGATGCCAGCTTCCTGGCAAGTGCTAAAAAAAATACCGTGAATAACATGGCGTCGCACGTAAGCCATTTCGGAGTACATGACCATGGTTTTAACAACGTGAGCACCTATGGTAATCTTCTGCGTCTGATGAACGAGGGCAGGATTCCTGAAAACGAGTGGGAAAGAAATTTTTATGAAGTAGCTTTGAAAATATCAGGCGCCGTACAGGCTAACCGCTGGACCTCCGTGAAGGATGGCCAGGGATTTATCCACTCGTTCAATGGCAGGCATTCATTGTTTGTGGATACGATCCGCTCGGTACGTGCCCTGATGGTATCCCATTTACTGGGGCATAACTACATGGGTGAGAACGACCTGAAAACCAGTTTGCTCGAAAGAGGCACCTTACATTCCCTTGCCACTGCAAAATATTCAGTCTATTACGGAGAAGGCCGTGACAGCTATGACCTTTGGGGTAGAACCGCCCACGAAAGTGTATTTAATACCAATGACGGCAATTACCGTTGCCCTAATTCCCAGCAGGGATTTTCGGGCTTCACCACGTGGACCCGCGGACTTGCCTGGGCCATGGTTGGCTTTGCCGAACAGCTGGAAACCTTACCTCATTTCTCTGACGAAGAGTTAGCCCCGCTTGGCGGCAGAACGGTATTGGAAGAGATATATCTGAAAGCAGCCAAAGCAACCTGTGATTTTTACATCGAAAACACTGCGACGGACGGAATACCTCACTGGGATACCGGTGCGCCGCATATGCACAAACTGGGGGACTATACTTCGCGCACCTCCGACCCCTATAATGACTTTGAACCGATTGACAGTTCAGCAGCGGCCATCGGCGCGCAAGGGTTGCTCCGGTTGGGAAAATATCTTTCCGACAAAAACGAAACGGTAGCAGGAAACAGGTATTGGCAGGCAGGGCTTACCGCTGTTGATTCTCTCTTCGAAGAGCCCTATCTCTCCACCGACCCCAGCCACCAGGGGCTGATACTCCACAGTATTTACCACCGTCCGAATGGATGGGATCATATTCCTGATGGCCATAAAATCCCCAATGGCGAGTCCAGCATGTGGGGCGACTATCATGCACGGGAAGTTGCTTTGTACCTGCACCGGATCAACAAAAACCTGCCTTACTATTCCTACCTGGGAAGCGTAAAGGGAGCTTGA
- a CDS encoding helix-turn-helix domain-containing protein has translation MSGNIPVHTLPKSQYIIPALKIYRFKNSLGIQKESPVTLPITPLPTDEPHRHTYYEILFIEEGQGFHEIDFHSVPIQGPGLHFLTPGQVHLLHFNTHCQGFIVAFSEEFYSFYNPAAPSLTKFTFFQPAKRQSVIPLSETERHYFHNIMENMVTEHLAADTDPSLIGKYLGILLQKCGMIRQLRPLQDTTVTGSVPELVGRFQELVEKNFLQWHEVQQYAQQLSVSPDYLSKIVRKYLAISSQEYILDKLLLEAKRLLVFTQLSSKEIAYHIQMDDPSYFGRIFKKKCGLTPNEYRELVRKSTI, from the coding sequence ATGTCGGGCAATATACCGGTTCATACACTTCCAAAATCCCAGTATATCATACCGGCATTAAAAATTTATCGTTTCAAAAATAGCCTGGGAATCCAGAAAGAATCGCCTGTTACGCTACCTATCACACCCTTGCCTACCGACGAGCCGCATAGGCACACCTATTACGAAATCCTTTTCATAGAGGAAGGGCAGGGATTTCATGAAATAGATTTCCACTCGGTGCCCATTCAGGGTCCGGGCCTGCATTTTCTCACACCAGGGCAGGTGCACCTGCTGCATTTTAATACTCATTGTCAGGGCTTTATAGTTGCATTTTCCGAAGAATTCTATTCGTTTTATAACCCTGCGGCTCCGTCGCTGACCAAGTTCACGTTTTTTCAACCCGCTAAACGACAGTCCGTAATTCCCCTATCGGAAACTGAAAGGCACTATTTCCATAATATCATGGAAAACATGGTCACCGAACACCTCGCCGCAGATACCGACCCGTCGCTGATTGGCAAATACCTTGGGATACTTTTGCAAAAATGCGGAATGATCAGGCAGTTACGCCCACTTCAAGACACTACGGTCACAGGAAGCGTTCCGGAACTCGTGGGAAGGTTCCAGGAACTGGTCGAAAAAAACTTCCTGCAATGGCACGAGGTACAGCAATATGCACAGCAGCTTTCGGTTTCTCCGGATTATCTGAGCAAAATTGTGCGGAAATACCTGGCTATTTCTTCGCAGGAATATATTCTTGACAAACTTTTACTGGAGGCAAAACGACTGCTGGTTTTTACGCAGCTCAGCAGCAAAGAGATTGCCTATCACATTCAAATGGATGATCCCTCCTACTTCGGCAGGATCTTCAAAAAGAAATGCGGACTCACACCCAATGAATACCGTGAACTTGTTCGGAAAAGTACCATTTAA
- a CDS encoding ABC transporter ATP-binding protein: MNQETKSGKIFDLPTLRRLYTFVHPYQKQFYLLIFIIFLNAILAPLTPLLIKYTIDTPIAGGDYQQLTVMLVMMIVVIMMQGVVQFCNTYMSGWLGQHIIRDIRVQLYEKIIGLRLKFFDNTPIGRLVTRTISDVETLSNVFSDGMAAIAGDILQLVLIIGVMFYTDWKLSVISLSMIPLMLFCTYVFKEKIKDSFNEVRAAVSNLNSFVQEHITGMSIVQIFSSEDTEYRKFQEINRVHRDANIRSILYYSVYYPVADVIAAAGTGLVVWYGSKQMLDAEVSFGTVTAFVMFINLFFRPIRQLADRFNTLQMGIVSTDRILKLLDSDEFTTNEGTFAPATIRGNVEFRNVWFAYNEEEYVLKDITFKVEEGKTIAFVGATGAGKSSIINLLSRFYDINRGQILIDGVEVHDYELSALRKHIGVVLQDVFLFSDTIENNIRLGDDTITHDKIVEAAKLVGVHDFIERLPGGYTYNVMERGATLSVGQRQLISFVRAMVHEPKIIVLDEATSSVDSETEELIQKAIEKLMKGRTAIVIAHRLSTIQEANKIIVVDKGLIMEEGTHEQLLEQQGFYARLYQMQYKEVLKV; encoded by the coding sequence GTGAATCAGGAAACTAAAAGTGGTAAAATATTTGATCTTCCAACCCTGAGGCGTCTTTATACGTTCGTTCATCCTTACCAGAAGCAGTTTTATTTACTCATCTTTATCATTTTCCTGAACGCGATTCTGGCTCCGCTTACGCCGCTCCTGATCAAATATACCATTGATACCCCCATTGCAGGAGGCGATTACCAGCAGCTGACGGTCATGCTGGTGATGATGATTGTGGTCATCATGATGCAGGGTGTTGTCCAGTTCTGCAATACCTACATGTCGGGCTGGTTGGGGCAGCATATCATCCGGGATATCCGCGTGCAGCTGTACGAGAAGATAATTGGCCTCAGGTTGAAATTCTTTGACAATACACCCATCGGACGGCTGGTGACGCGCACCATCTCGGATGTTGAAACGCTCTCCAACGTTTTCAGTGACGGTATGGCAGCCATTGCTGGAGATATACTACAGCTGGTGCTGATCATCGGTGTCATGTTCTATACCGACTGGAAGCTGTCGGTGATCAGCCTTTCCATGATTCCCCTGATGTTATTCTGTACCTATGTTTTCAAGGAAAAAATCAAGGATTCTTTCAACGAGGTAAGAGCGGCCGTTTCCAATCTCAACTCCTTCGTACAGGAACATATCACGGGAATGAGTATTGTGCAGATATTCAGCAGTGAAGATACCGAGTATCGTAAGTTTCAGGAGATTAACCGGGTACACCGTGACGCCAACATCCGTTCCATACTTTACTATTCTGTGTATTACCCGGTTGCAGATGTGATCGCAGCAGCCGGAACTGGCCTTGTGGTCTGGTACGGAAGCAAGCAGATGCTGGACGCCGAAGTTTCTTTCGGTACCGTTACTGCTTTTGTCATGTTTATCAATCTATTTTTCAGGCCGATCCGGCAGCTGGCCGACAGGTTTAATACCCTGCAAATGGGTATTGTAAGTACCGACAGAATACTCAAACTGCTGGACAGTGATGAATTTACAACCAACGAAGGTACGTTTGCACCGGCTACAATCAGGGGAAATGTGGAATTCCGGAACGTGTGGTTTGCCTATAATGAGGAGGAATATGTGCTGAAAGATATCACTTTTAAGGTGGAAGAAGGGAAAACCATCGCTTTTGTAGGTGCTACGGGAGCAGGGAAGTCATCGATTATCAACCTGTTAAGCCGGTTTTACGACATCAACCGAGGGCAGATACTTATAGATGGAGTAGAGGTGCACGATTACGAACTGAGTGCTTTACGAAAACACATCGGAGTGGTTTTACAGGATGTTTTTCTGTTTTCCGATACCATTGAAAATAACATCCGCCTGGGGGATGATACCATCACGCACGATAAAATAGTGGAGGCAGCCAAGCTTGTCGGCGTTCATGATTTTATTGAGCGTTTGCCTGGGGGATATACCTACAATGTGATGGAACGTGGGGCAACGTTGTCGGTGGGGCAGCGGCAGCTGATATCGTTTGTGAGGGCGATGGTGCATGAACCCAAAATCATTGTACTGGACGAGGCGACCTCATCCGTAGATAGCGAAACGGAAGAACTTATTCAGAAAGCAATTGAGAAACTAATGAAAGGCAGAACGGCCATTGTGATTGCCCACAGGCTTTCTACCATACAAGAAGCCAACAAAATCATTGTGGTGGATAAAGGGCTGATCATGGAAGAGGGGACCCATGAACAATTACTAGAGCAACAGGGATTCTATGCCCGGTTGTATCAAATGCAATATAAAGAGGTGTTGAAAGTTTAG
- a CDS encoding carboxy terminal-processing peptidase, which translates to MKKYLITLIPVVLLGWQRGPVQENRVLIPTESSLQDDIKPVAAQHRAEELTTRILSNYHYRKIKLNDSLSSAIFDRYIDGIDHSRLYYLASDLEDFEKYRLSFDDYLQNKELAVPFDIYNVFRKRYKERSEYIQALLKEPAPFDFSVDESINTDREKAPWAKSTDELNDTWRKYLKSEALDLKLSGKADTSVVTTLRDRYKNRDRALGRIRTEQVFQMFMNAYAESLDPHTSYMAPTSADRFKQEMSQSLEGIGALLREEDNYIKIVEVIPGGPAFKGKQLKKEDKILAVAQGDEGKMVDIVGWFVDDAVKLIKGPKGTVVRLQILSADALPGTPPKEYRLVREKIKLEEQRAKKEVVSVSASNKTYKVGVIDIPLFYRDFEGAQQKEKEFSSTTRDVQKLITELQQENVDGIVIDLRNNGGGSLTEAVSLTGLFINKGPVVQVKEGQTGDIEVQPDTDPAIAYNGPMAVMVNRFSASASEIFAAAIQDYKRGIIVGEQTYGKGTVQTLIDLNQWVPKETDQLGQVKLTVAKFYRINGSSTQLKGVTPDLDLPTAFKTNEYGEGSQASALPWDQIATARFESTNMITDKILGQLKDKYKHRLNTDEELKTLVKTLDEFKKARENKIVSLQEAKRKVERDEAEKKRLAMKQLGEDSEDEEDTLDGKAVEAPKSDKKKKDIYLTETGRMLVDLIQLSKEPSLAGAKKK; encoded by the coding sequence ATGAAAAAGTATCTGATAACGCTCATTCCTGTGGTACTGCTTGGTTGGCAGCGCGGCCCTGTTCAGGAAAATCGTGTATTGATTCCCACAGAATCTTCTCTGCAGGACGACATTAAACCGGTTGCCGCCCAGCACAGAGCAGAGGAGCTCACCACACGTATCTTATCTAATTATCATTACAGAAAAATAAAACTGAACGACTCCCTGTCGTCAGCTATCTTTGACCGGTATATCGACGGCATTGACCATAGCCGCTTATATTACCTGGCGTCCGATCTGGAAGACTTTGAAAAATACCGTCTTTCATTTGATGACTATCTTCAGAACAAAGAGCTGGCTGTACCTTTTGATATCTACAATGTTTTCAGAAAACGATACAAAGAACGTAGCGAGTATATACAGGCGCTGCTGAAAGAACCTGCTCCTTTTGATTTTTCTGTTGACGAGTCCATCAATACCGACCGCGAAAAAGCGCCCTGGGCCAAAAGCACCGATGAACTCAATGATACCTGGAGAAAGTACCTGAAAAGTGAAGCGCTGGATCTGAAACTTTCAGGCAAAGCAGATACGTCAGTCGTAACCACTTTGCGCGATCGTTACAAAAACAGAGACCGTGCACTGGGCCGCATCCGTACGGAGCAGGTATTCCAGATGTTTATGAATGCTTATGCCGAATCACTGGATCCGCACACGAGTTACATGGCTCCTACTTCGGCTGACCGTTTCAAACAGGAAATGAGCCAGTCGCTGGAAGGTATCGGTGCGCTTTTGAGAGAGGAAGACAACTATATCAAAATTGTGGAGGTTATTCCGGGAGGACCGGCTTTCAAAGGGAAACAGCTTAAAAAAGAAGACAAGATACTGGCAGTAGCACAGGGTGATGAAGGCAAAATGGTGGATATTGTCGGCTGGTTTGTAGACGACGCCGTGAAACTCATCAAAGGCCCTAAAGGAACTGTGGTACGCCTTCAGATCCTGTCAGCCGATGCTTTACCGGGAACTCCGCCGAAAGAATACCGTCTGGTTCGTGAAAAAATAAAACTCGAAGAACAACGTGCCAAGAAAGAAGTGGTTTCGGTAAGTGCTTCCAACAAAACCTACAAAGTTGGGGTAATTGATATTCCTTTGTTCTACCGGGACTTTGAGGGTGCACAGCAAAAGGAAAAGGAATTCTCCAGCACTACCCGCGATGTACAGAAACTGATCACCGAATTGCAGCAGGAAAATGTAGATGGTATTGTGATTGACCTCCGCAACAACGGCGGCGGCTCGCTAACCGAAGCCGTTTCCCTTACCGGCCTTTTTATCAACAAAGGACCTGTGGTGCAAGTGAAGGAAGGCCAAACGGGCGACATAGAAGTACAGCCTGACACCGATCCAGCCATAGCCTACAACGGCCCTATGGCAGTAATGGTGAACCGGTTTAGCGCATCGGCCTCTGAAATTTTCGCGGCGGCTATTCAGGATTATAAAAGAGGTATTATTGTAGGGGAACAGACCTACGGTAAAGGAACCGTGCAAACTCTGATAGATCTGAACCAGTGGGTCCCCAAAGAGACGGATCAGCTGGGCCAGGTGAAACTGACCGTAGCCAAATTCTACCGCATCAATGGTAGCAGCACGCAACTTAAAGGTGTGACGCCCGACCTTGACCTGCCAACCGCATTTAAAACAAACGAGTATGGCGAGGGTTCGCAGGCCAGCGCATTACCGTGGGATCAGATTGCTACCGCGCGTTTTGAGTCTACCAACATGATCACAGATAAAATTCTGGGTCAGCTCAAAGACAAATACAAACATCGCCTGAATACGGACGAAGAGCTGAAAACCTTGGTAAAAACGCTTGATGAATTCAAAAAAGCCCGGGAGAACAAAATTGTTTCTCTACAGGAAGCCAAACGAAAAGTGGAGCGTGATGAAGCCGAGAAAAAACGGCTTGCCATGAAACAGCTTGGGGAAGACTCTGAAGATGAAGAGGACACCCTGGATGGCAAGGCAGTTGAAGCACCCAAGTCGGACAAAAAGAAAAAAGATATTTACCTGACTGAAACCGGCCGGATGTTAGTTGACCTCATTCAGCTTTCCAAAGAGCCTAGCCTTGCTGGAGCGAAAAAGAAGTAG
- a CDS encoding FKBP-type peptidyl-prolyl cis-trans isomerase, with protein sequence MYKLKKTSIAAILLISIAASQSFAQTAKKTKAPAAPVKKTAAVPAKAASAPNVLKNKMDSLSAAIGVSFSNSLSSQGIDNINADVLTQTVKAALKGEKTAFGPEEANKFIGEYFQKMMEEKGATVRIEGEKFLEENKKKEGVVTTESGLQYQVIKMGEGPKPAATDKVKTHYHGTLTNGTIFDSSVQRGEPVEFPVNGVIKGWTEALQLMPVGSKWKLFIPYQLAYGERAAGPQIPGYSALVFEVELLEIVK encoded by the coding sequence ATGTACAAATTAAAGAAAACGAGTATTGCCGCCATCCTCCTGATTTCGATAGCAGCCTCCCAGAGTTTCGCTCAAACCGCAAAAAAAACAAAAGCACCCGCGGCGCCGGTAAAAAAAACAGCGGCAGTTCCTGCAAAAGCGGCATCCGCACCGAATGTACTCAAAAATAAAATGGATTCTTTATCCGCAGCAATTGGTGTGAGCTTTTCAAATTCACTAAGCTCCCAGGGAATCGATAATATCAATGCCGATGTACTGACGCAAACCGTTAAGGCGGCCTTGAAAGGTGAGAAAACAGCCTTCGGACCTGAAGAGGCCAATAAGTTCATAGGAGAATATTTTCAAAAGATGATGGAAGAAAAAGGAGCGACCGTAAGAATTGAAGGTGAAAAGTTTTTGGAAGAAAACAAGAAGAAAGAGGGTGTCGTAACCACAGAAAGCGGCTTGCAGTATCAGGTGATCAAAATGGGCGAAGGTCCAAAGCCTGCTGCCACGGATAAAGTGAAGACTCACTACCATGGCACGCTGACCAATGGAACGATTTTTGACAGCTCCGTACAGAGAGGCGAACCCGTTGAATTTCCTGTCAATGGTGTAATCAAAGGATGGACAGAAGCACTTCAGCTAATGCCCGTAGGGTCCAAATGGAAACTATTCATTCCTTACCAGCTGGCATACGGCGAACGTGCCGCCGGCCCCCAGATCCCGGGATACTCCGCGCTGGTGTTTGAAGTGGAATTACTCGAGATAGTTAAATAA